One window from the genome of Nitrospiria bacterium encodes:
- a CDS encoding DegQ family serine endoprotease — MDRKYFLIGLSAGIFLSLGIIVGLILAANEGRLTLGPSGSSAPPRMAETLAAPPLDQGFVPVAKATTPAIVNISTTRVIKGPSGAPMTPFFQDPFFRQFFGDEFYRQFEVPRERREQSLGSGVIVDPNGLIVTNNHVVAKADEIKVLLGDNREFKGKVVGTDPKTDVAVVKINAKDLPTIPWGDSDKLQVGEYVLAIGNPFGLNQTVTMGIVSAVGRANVGIAEYEDFIQTDAAINPGNSGGALVNIRGELIGINTAIFSQSGGYMGVGFAVPSNMAKSVMDSLVKSGKVIRGWLGVSIQDVTPELAKQFALPETKGALVTDVLEDSPAAKAGLQQGDVIISFDGKPVENTGILRNHVAQTPVGKKVQVGVIRDKKEKDFELLIAEQPKELASGEEESSGAPEGEVSTALSGIEVRDLSPSLAQQYGLSKSDRGVVITQVEQGSAAADSGLREGDLIVEINRQAVKSVKDYDRLAAKVGKEDTVLLLVNRQGRNSYFALKP, encoded by the coding sequence ATGGATCGAAAATATTTTTTAATTGGATTGAGCGCCGGTATTTTTTTAAGTCTGGGCATTATCGTCGGATTGATCCTCGCGGCCAACGAAGGTCGCCTCACCTTGGGACCGTCCGGCTCTTCTGCCCCGCCCCGCATGGCGGAGACCCTCGCCGCACCCCCGCTGGATCAGGGTTTTGTCCCCGTGGCCAAAGCCACGACGCCGGCCATCGTCAACATATCGACCACGCGCGTGATCAAGGGGCCTTCGGGGGCACCGATGACCCCTTTCTTCCAGGATCCTTTTTTTCGACAGTTTTTCGGGGACGAATTCTACCGCCAGTTCGAGGTTCCACGGGAACGGCGGGAGCAGAGCCTGGGATCGGGCGTGATCGTCGATCCCAACGGCCTGATCGTGACGAATAATCATGTTGTGGCCAAGGCGGATGAGATCAAAGTCCTGTTGGGCGACAATCGGGAATTCAAGGGAAAGGTGGTCGGAACCGATCCCAAGACCGACGTGGCCGTGGTCAAGATCAATGCCAAGGACCTCCCCACCATTCCTTGGGGTGATTCCGACAAGTTGCAGGTAGGCGAGTACGTTCTGGCCATAGGAAATCCCTTCGGCCTGAACCAAACGGTGACCATGGGGATCGTCAGCGCCGTCGGACGCGCGAACGTCGGCATTGCCGAGTACGAGGATTTTATCCAGACCGATGCCGCCATCAATCCCGGGAATTCGGGCGGAGCCCTGGTCAATATCCGGGGTGAATTGATCGGGATCAACACGGCCATCTTCAGTCAAAGCGGCGGGTACATGGGCGTCGGGTTCGCGGTTCCAAGCAACATGGCCAAGTCGGTCATGGACAGCCTGGTGAAGAGCGGCAAGGTGATCCGTGGATGGCTGGGAGTCTCCATCCAGGACGTGACACCGGAATTGGCCAAGCAGTTCGCCTTGCCGGAAACCAAGGGGGCGTTGGTGACCGACGTCCTTGAAGACAGCCCCGCGGCGAAGGCCGGCCTTCAGCAGGGAGACGTCATCATCTCGTTCGACGGCAAGCCGGTTGAGAATACCGGCATCCTCCGGAATCATGTCGCACAGACTCCCGTCGGAAAGAAAGTGCAGGTCGGCGTCATCCGGGACAAAAAGGAAAAGGATTTTGAACTCCTGATCGCCGAGCAGCCGAAAGAGCTCGCGAGCGGAGAGGAGGAATCCTCCGGAGCCCCGGAGGGAGAGGTCAGCACGGCCCTATCCGGAATCGAGGTGCGCGACCTCAGTCCCAGCCTGGCCCAGCAATATGGATTGTCCAAGTCCGACAGGGGCGTTGTCATTACGCAGGTTGAGCAAGGCAGCGCCGCGGCGGACTCGGGCCTTCGGGAGGGGGATCTGATCGTGGAAATAAACCGACAGGCGGTTAAATCGGTCAAGGATTATGACCGTCTGGCGGCGAAGGTGGGAAAAGAGGATACGGTACTGCTTCTGGTAAACCGGCAGGGAAGAAATTCTTACTTTGCGCTCAAGCCTTGA
- a CDS encoding patatin-like phospholipase family protein, whose translation MAKLGIALSGGAARCIAHLSVLDVLEKAGIPIRLVSGTSGGSMVGALFASGRFSVEELIRQVGRLNWWQVTQPVMSHQGLFSSDRIGRFLHKFLGDLTFDQLALPLAVVATDMNTGNKVVLREGSVVKAVQASCSLPVFFKPTAHGGRLLMDGGFVSQIPVLAARKELAADFVIAVDVNYGGMDGKKPPRNMIQIATHMASLWSRKNAEEEGRQADYLLPVNVSGISLTDLRRGRELLHRGRQAAEASLPEIQRRLEEGGLIPRG comes from the coding sequence GTGGCCAAACTCGGTATCGCGTTGAGCGGGGGGGCGGCCCGCTGTATTGCCCATCTCAGTGTCCTCGACGTTTTGGAAAAGGCGGGGATACCGATCCGTCTTGTGTCCGGAACGAGCGGAGGAAGCATGGTGGGAGCGCTGTTCGCCTCCGGTCGGTTTTCTGTCGAAGAATTGATCCGCCAGGTGGGCCGCTTGAATTGGTGGCAGGTAACTCAACCGGTGATGTCCCATCAGGGCCTGTTCAGCAGCGATCGGATCGGCCGTTTTCTACATAAGTTCCTTGGGGACCTGACCTTCGATCAATTGGCCCTCCCGCTGGCGGTCGTCGCGACCGATATGAATACGGGAAACAAGGTCGTCCTTCGGGAAGGCTCCGTTGTAAAAGCGGTGCAGGCGAGCTGCAGCCTTCCTGTTTTTTTTAAACCCACGGCCCACGGAGGCCGCCTGTTGATGGACGGGGGTTTCGTCAGCCAGATCCCGGTCCTGGCCGCACGGAAGGAATTGGCAGCGGATTTTGTGATCGCAGTGGATGTGAACTACGGCGGCATGGATGGGAAAAAGCCCCCCCGCAACATGATTCAGATTGCGACCCACATGGCCTCCCTGTGGTCCCGTAAAAACGCGGAAGAGGAGGGACGGCAGGCCGACTATTTATTGCCGGTGAACGTTTCGGGCATCAGTCTGACCGATCTCAGACGGGGCCGCGAACTGCTTCACCGGGGCCGCCAGGCAGCCGAAGCATCGCTCCCGGAAATCCAAAGGCGCTTGGAGGAGGGCGGTCTCATTCCCCGTGGCTAG
- a CDS encoding PIN domain-containing protein has product MVIRIIFLFLCGLAGIYLFSHGLEANEFYFIGIGGGLLTAAVGILIEREIHRVPAGVVLGATTGTITGIVAAGVIGFSAASILPDLPTIRIPVQLFLLLLLSYLGIVIGRKIGGELQTRKASPWVRMGSNEPSNKILDTSVIIEGRIADLCETGFLEGTFIIPQFILHELQHIADSSDSMKRARGRRGLDVLHRIQKMVDIDVRIVENDFPHIRNVDAKLVALGKEIDAKIITNDLNLNKVAELQGVRVLNINELSNSLKPVVLPGEVLRVFILKEGKEAGQGVAYLDDGTMIVVDNAKRLIGKNVDVVVTSVLQTTAGRMIFTRLREGTEKEKEKEEAHVTREHA; this is encoded by the coding sequence ATGGTCATACGTATTATCTTTTTATTCTTGTGCGGATTGGCCGGCATATATCTATTCTCCCATGGGTTGGAAGCGAACGAATTTTATTTCATCGGCATCGGGGGAGGACTTTTGACCGCCGCCGTGGGGATCCTGATCGAGCGGGAGATCCATCGCGTCCCGGCGGGCGTTGTCCTGGGCGCAACAACGGGAACGATCACCGGGATCGTCGCGGCAGGGGTGATCGGTTTTTCCGCCGCCTCCATTCTTCCGGATCTTCCGACGATTCGCATTCCGGTTCAGCTGTTTCTCCTGCTGCTCCTCAGCTACCTGGGCATCGTCATCGGGAGGAAAATCGGAGGGGAGCTGCAGACCCGGAAGGCCAGCCCGTGGGTCCGCATGGGGTCGAACGAACCCAGCAACAAAATCCTCGATACCAGCGTGATTATCGAAGGGCGGATTGCGGATTTGTGCGAGACCGGTTTCCTGGAGGGAACTTTCATCATCCCGCAATTCATTCTTCACGAGCTTCAGCACATAGCCGATTCTTCGGACTCCATGAAGCGGGCCCGGGGGCGGCGGGGTTTGGATGTTCTTCACCGAATCCAGAAAATGGTGGATATCGACGTCCGCATCGTGGAAAACGATTTCCCCCATATTCGAAACGTGGACGCAAAACTGGTGGCGCTGGGCAAGGAGATCGATGCCAAGATCATCACCAATGATCTGAACCTCAACAAGGTGGCGGAGCTTCAGGGGGTCCGCGTCCTCAACATCAACGAGTTGTCCAACTCGCTGAAACCGGTGGTCCTCCCCGGTGAAGTCCTCCGCGTCTTCATCCTAAAGGAGGGCAAGGAGGCGGGCCAGGGCGTGGCCTATCTCGATGATGGAACGATGATCGTGGTGGACAACGCCAAGCGGTTGATCGGCAAGAATGTCGACGTGGTGGTGACCAGCGTCTTACAAACCACCGCCGGGCGCATGATCTTCACCCGGCTGAGGGAGGGGACCGAGAAGGAAAAAGAAAAGGAAGAGGCTCATGTCACGCGCGAACACGCCTAG
- the ispD gene encoding 2-C-methyl-D-erythritol 4-phosphate cytidylyltransferase produces the protein MTSRVAAVIPAAGSGRRMGRSTPKQFLRLDGIPILVHTLKVFETSPFVHEVCLVVPQGREKQCREELLEPYGLQKVTRTVEGGATRQDSVYRGLTNLSPETVRVVVHDGVRPFLSPALLKKVIKASEKADGAVAAVPLKDTPKYVREDGTVDRTPERARLYLAQTPQVFLKNILIEAYSKAYVDGVNSTDDSALVERLGYRVRAVEGSWENIKITTKDDLDLAEQIIRMRRAQRKRAKR, from the coding sequence ATGACCTCCCGAGTCGCGGCGGTCATTCCGGCGGCCGGCAGCGGCCGAAGAATGGGGCGATCCACGCCGAAACAGTTCCTGCGGCTCGACGGGATACCGATTCTTGTCCATACCCTGAAGGTCTTCGAAACCTCGCCGTTCGTTCACGAAGTCTGCCTGGTCGTCCCCCAAGGCCGCGAGAAACAGTGTCGGGAAGAATTGCTGGAGCCCTACGGACTGCAGAAAGTGACCCGGACCGTTGAAGGCGGAGCGACCCGACAGGATTCGGTCTATCGGGGTCTAACGAACCTGTCCCCCGAAACGGTCCGTGTCGTGGTGCACGACGGCGTCCGTCCCTTTCTTTCCCCGGCTTTGCTCAAAAAAGTGATTAAAGCCTCGGAGAAAGCCGACGGGGCGGTCGCGGCCGTACCGCTTAAAGATACCCCGAAATATGTCCGCGAGGACGGAACGGTCGATCGCACCCCGGAACGCGCCCGTCTCTATCTGGCCCAAACGCCCCAGGTATTTTTAAAGAATATCTTGATTGAAGCCTACTCAAAAGCGTATGTTGATGGGGTCAACAGCACGGACGATTCGGCCCTTGTGGAACGCTTGGGCTACCGGGTACGGGCGGTCGAGGGGAGCTGGGAAAACATCAAGATCACCACGAAGGACGACTTGGACCTCGCGGAACAAATCATCCGGATGCGTCGGGCCCAAAGAAAACGAGCGAAGCGATGA
- the ispF gene encoding 2-C-methyl-D-erythritol 2,4-cyclodiphosphate synthase has protein sequence MTYPQIRTGIGYDIHPLQANRPLMIGGVEIPYSKGLAGHSDADVLCHAIADALLGAAGEGDLGRHFPDTDPKYKGISSLRLLEKVCDRLKAGRFVILHIDTVIIAQAPRLMPYLDAMRVQIAKTIGVEEGAVNLKAKTAEGLDSIGRGESIAAQAVCTLYRA, from the coding sequence ATGACGTATCCACAGATCCGCACAGGCATCGGATATGATATCCATCCCTTGCAGGCGAATCGGCCGCTCATGATCGGCGGGGTGGAGATTCCGTATTCCAAGGGGCTGGCGGGCCACTCGGACGCCGACGTGCTCTGCCATGCCATCGCCGATGCGCTGCTGGGCGCCGCGGGAGAAGGGGATCTGGGCCGCCACTTTCCGGACACCGATCCGAAATACAAGGGCATCTCGAGCCTCCGCCTGCTTGAAAAAGTTTGCGATCGATTGAAAGCGGGACGGTTTGTCATTCTCCATATCGACACGGTCATCATCGCCCAGGCGCCCCGCCTTATGCCGTATCTGGATGCGATGCGGGTGCAGATCGCCAAGACGATCGGCGTGGAGGAAGGGGCGGTGAATCTTAAAGCGAAGACGGCCGAAGGACTGGACTCCATCGGACGCGGCGAAAGCATCGCGGCCCAGGCCGTCTGCACCCTGTATCGAGCCTGA
- the cysE gene encoding serine O-acetyltransferase has protein sequence MLDTLRRDFQVVFERDPAATNRLEVVLTYAGFQAIVSHRIAHRLREWNVPVFPRLIATLARWFTGIEIHPAARIGSGFFIDHGMGVVIGETTEIGDDVTLFQGVTLGGTGKERGKRHPTLGNHVVVGAGAKVLGAITIGDHVKIGANSVVLRSVPPHATVVGVPGRIIKTATEEAPEVQMDHTNIPDPIAERLEAQERMILDLKKRLDEALGERLQKPKEGEG, from the coding sequence ATGTTGGATACCCTACGGCGCGATTTTCAGGTTGTCTTTGAACGCGATCCGGCGGCCACCAATCGGTTGGAGGTCGTGTTGACCTACGCCGGATTTCAGGCCATCGTGAGCCATCGGATCGCCCATCGGCTCCGGGAATGGAACGTTCCGGTGTTCCCCAGGCTGATCGCGACCCTGGCGCGCTGGTTTACGGGAATCGAGATCCATCCTGCCGCGCGGATCGGGTCCGGGTTTTTCATCGATCACGGAATGGGCGTGGTGATCGGTGAAACGACCGAAATCGGCGACGACGTCACCCTGTTTCAGGGCGTCACCCTCGGCGGCACCGGAAAAGAACGGGGCAAGCGTCATCCCACCCTGGGAAACCATGTGGTGGTGGGCGCGGGGGCCAAGGTTCTTGGTGCCATCACGATCGGGGATCATGTCAAGATCGGCGCCAACTCGGTCGTGCTCCGATCCGTCCCGCCACATGCCACGGTGGTGGGTGTTCCCGGGAGAATCATCAAGACCGCGACGGAGGAGGCGCCGGAGGTTCAAATGGACCATACGAATATTCCGGATCCCATTGCGGAACGCCTGGAGGCTCAGGAACGGATGATCCTGGATTTAAAAAAGCGGTTGGACGAGGCGCTGGGGGAACGCCTCCAGAAACCGAAAGAAGGAGAGGGATGA
- a CDS encoding response regulator, which translates to MNGKVLLVDDTEFYLKLYKTKLLTEGYVVTTANNGLEAIKAITAEKPDIILLDLVMPVMDGFKFLVTIKADPQLKDIPVVVFSGKGNSDEVGQAITAGAADFLVKATTTPNKVVEKIQKIMAKSAEPAGG; encoded by the coding sequence ATGAATGGGAAAGTTTTATTGGTGGACGACACCGAGTTCTACCTAAAATTGTACAAGACAAAGCTGTTGACCGAGGGTTACGTCGTGACGACGGCGAACAACGGCTTAGAAGCCATCAAGGCGATCACCGCCGAGAAACCGGACATCATTTTGTTGGATCTGGTGATGCCGGTGATGGACGGTTTCAAGTTTTTAGTGACCATCAAGGCCGACCCGCAGTTGAAGGATATTCCCGTGGTCGTCTTCTCGGGCAAGGGAAATTCGGATGAGGTCGGCCAGGCGATCACGGCCGGGGCCGCGGATTTTTTGGTCAAAGCGACCACGACACCGAACAAGGTGGTCGAGAAAATCCAGAAGATCATGGCCAAATCCGCGGAGCCCGCAGGCGGATAG
- the truA gene encoding tRNA pseudouridine(38-40) synthase TruA, which translates to MPNIKLVIEYDGSRYHGWQRQPNLPTVQGALEAAVDAISQQRPTVIGAGRTDAGVHAQGQVANFKVNARLTSAAWMRALNSLLPEDIVVVGAQKVSSRFHARFSAVGKIYHYRILNRRYPPAIGRQYVWTVYSALDLRRMRSAAKALLGKHDFSSFRGSDSSEVRVRGKKRSAVCRIRRLELARRRDHLVITIEADRFLQQMVRTIVGTLVEVGRGRFSPRDIPLLLQKKDRRFGGPTAPPQGLCLVKVFYK; encoded by the coding sequence ATGCCGAACATCAAACTCGTCATTGAATATGACGGCTCGCGCTATCACGGCTGGCAGCGTCAACCGAACCTCCCGACGGTGCAGGGAGCGCTGGAAGCGGCGGTCGACGCCATCTCGCAACAACGACCGACGGTGATCGGGGCCGGCCGGACCGATGCCGGCGTTCACGCTCAGGGCCAGGTGGCGAACTTCAAAGTGAACGCCCGTCTCACTTCCGCCGCCTGGATGCGCGCTCTGAACAGCCTCCTTCCAGAGGATATCGTCGTTGTAGGCGCCCAAAAAGTTTCAAGTCGTTTCCACGCGCGGTTTTCGGCGGTCGGCAAGATCTACCACTACCGAATTTTAAACCGTCGATATCCTCCGGCCATCGGCCGCCAGTACGTTTGGACCGTTTACAGCGCATTGGACCTGCGACGCATGAGGTCGGCCGCCAAGGCTCTTCTGGGAAAGCATGATTTCAGTTCCTTTCGGGGGTCCGATTCATCCGAGGTTCGCGTGAGGGGAAAAAAACGGTCTGCGGTCTGTCGTATCCGCCGTCTGGAGCTTGCAAGACGACGCGATCACCTTGTCATCACCATCGAGGCCGATCGATTTTTACAGCAAATGGTCCGAACGATCGTGGGAACATTGGTGGAGGTCGGAAGGGGCCGATTCAGCCCGCGGGATATCCCGCTTCTGCTCCAAAAAAAAGACCGCCGGTTCGGCGGTCCGACGGCCCCTCCCCAGGGCCTGTGCCTGGTCAAGGTCTTTTACAAGTAG
- a CDS encoding N-acetylmuramoyl-L-alanine amidase yields MRPDQPYQKCGAGHWILILAIGWNLLSPASPSQADGRGPETLFNAGMQCQERLAHSPKLRKLRRNWENCIGNFTAFLAQYPNHRLAEKSVFVLGDLYAGLYRYSNKPRDKEKSREYYRTLIASYPDGSYTREAQRRLDPHKNPVPPVSITTVQSIRHWIYPDYTRLVLDMDRGIEFRLEDSRIPSPGSSNGELMRITLNRTRLSPEAQRGVADLTDGLLRRITLRPTETDGIRVYINVKNLREPPKIIPLSNPDRLVIDLFGPTHADGPALPDAPDPSLPKTAGGGTVVAQAQPLDFKTIVIDPGHGGKDPGAIGRTGVTEKDVVLDIGLRLRSLIQQRLGIKVIMTRDDDTFISLDDRTLIANSKKADLFVSIHVNSHPQRRTRGVEIYHLGQSSDRHALAVAARENNVSMRSLDNLDRTVKQILFDLGRDYNMEQSQDLAYFTRQSFQTTLEKRYDYTVVDHGVKRAPFYVLLNSNMPSILAEVSFISNPTEEQLLRRNQYRQAIAESLFQGILAYLTALKPIS; encoded by the coding sequence ATGAGACCGGACCAGCCCTACCAAAAATGCGGCGCGGGCCACTGGATACTCATCCTGGCCATCGGGTGGAACTTGTTGTCGCCCGCTTCCCCTTCCCAAGCCGACGGGCGCGGCCCGGAGACGCTTTTCAACGCCGGGATGCAATGTCAGGAACGCCTGGCGCACTCGCCGAAACTCCGGAAGCTCCGCCGGAACTGGGAAAACTGCATCGGTAATTTCACCGCTTTTCTCGCCCAATACCCCAATCATCGGTTGGCCGAAAAATCGGTCTTCGTCCTGGGCGACCTGTACGCCGGACTGTATCGCTATTCCAATAAACCTCGGGACAAGGAGAAATCCCGGGAATACTACCGGACGCTGATTGCAAGCTATCCCGACGGATCCTACACACGGGAGGCTCAGCGACGGCTCGATCCCCACAAAAATCCGGTCCCTCCCGTTTCGATCACCACCGTTCAGAGCATCCGGCACTGGATCTATCCGGATTATACCCGTCTGGTTCTGGACATGGACCGCGGCATCGAATTTCGACTGGAAGATTCCAGGATTCCTTCACCAGGCAGTTCCAACGGGGAGCTTATGCGGATCACGCTCAACCGGACCCGTTTATCCCCCGAAGCGCAAAGAGGGGTGGCCGACCTGACCGACGGGCTGCTCCGGCGAATCACGCTGCGGCCGACCGAAACGGACGGGATCCGAGTATATATCAACGTCAAAAATCTAAGGGAACCACCCAAGATCATCCCCTTGAGCAACCCGGACCGACTGGTGATCGATCTCTTTGGACCGACCCACGCGGACGGCCCCGCACTCCCCGATGCTCCTGACCCGTCCTTGCCGAAGACAGCGGGCGGGGGAACGGTGGTCGCCCAGGCGCAGCCGCTGGACTTTAAGACGATCGTGATCGATCCCGGGCACGGCGGAAAAGATCCCGGTGCGATCGGAAGGACCGGCGTGACCGAGAAGGATGTGGTCCTAGATATCGGCCTGCGATTGCGAAGCCTGATCCAGCAACGCTTGGGCATCAAGGTGATCATGACCCGGGATGACGATACGTTTATTTCGCTGGACGATCGGACTCTGATCGCCAATTCGAAGAAGGCCGATCTGTTCGTTTCCATTCATGTCAATTCCCATCCGCAAAGAAGGACCCGCGGCGTGGAGATCTATCACCTCGGACAATCCTCCGACCGCCACGCGCTGGCCGTGGCCGCGCGGGAAAACAATGTCTCGATGCGATCCTTGGACAACCTGGACAGGACGGTGAAACAAATCCTTTTCGATCTGGGCCGGGACTACAACATGGAACAGTCCCAGGACCTGGCTTATTTCACGCGCCAGTCCTTCCAAACCACGCTCGAGAAGCGATACGATTATACCGTCGTGGACCACGGCGTGAAACGGGCGCCGTTCTATGTCCTTTTGAATTCGAATATGCCAAGCATCCTGGCCGAAGTTTCTTTCATTAGCAATCCGACGGAAGAACAGCTTCTTCGAAGGAACCAATACCGCCAGGCCATCGCCGAATCCCTGTTCCAGGGGATCCTCGCCTACTTGACGGCCCTCAAGCCGATTTCGTGA
- a CDS encoding NYN domain-containing protein, with amino-acid sequence MAIRIIVDGYNFIGREKGLQGNIEARREELIDRLARYQGLKGHPVTVVFDGWRSGWPDEHGELRRGIEVVFSRHGERADQVIARMADELGSACLVVSSDREVARHVQAAGGVAVSAGEFETRLSRAVSGHPDKEIVLEDDTAAPGTEKKGNPRRLSKQERKRRLRLNKL; translated from the coding sequence ATGGCCATCCGGATTATTGTGGACGGATATAATTTCATCGGAAGGGAGAAAGGTCTGCAGGGCAATATCGAAGCCCGCCGTGAGGAGTTAATCGACCGGCTGGCCCGCTATCAAGGGCTCAAGGGCCATCCGGTCACGGTAGTTTTCGACGGCTGGAGGTCCGGCTGGCCGGATGAACACGGCGAGCTCCGCCGCGGGATCGAGGTCGTTTTCTCACGCCACGGCGAGCGGGCGGATCAGGTGATCGCACGAATGGCCGATGAATTGGGAAGCGCTTGCCTGGTGGTGTCCTCCGACCGGGAGGTGGCCCGCCATGTCCAAGCGGCCGGCGGGGTGGCGGTTTCGGCGGGAGAATTCGAGACGCGCTTGTCTCGGGCCGTGAGCGGCCACCCGGACAAGGAAATCGTACTCGAAGACGACACCGCGGCCCCCGGGACGGAAAAGAAGGGAAACCCGAGGCGCCTATCCAAACAGGAACGCAAAAGACGTCTTCGGTTGAATAAGCTATGA
- a CDS encoding FHA domain-containing protein — MNRVDRAIQGKNMVLPADRKIGLHILEGVNAGHAFILSKKSRVTFGRDDADVDVQDPGVSKLHCVIEVYDDVVVLRDLNSASGTFLNDFQIKDDLLKDKDKIRLGATVLQVHIRKIE; from the coding sequence ATGAATCGCGTCGATCGAGCCATCCAGGGAAAGAACATGGTTCTTCCCGCCGACCGTAAGATCGGCCTTCATATCCTCGAAGGCGTGAATGCCGGCCATGCCTTCATCCTCTCCAAGAAGAGCCGCGTCACCTTTGGCCGCGACGACGCGGATGTGGACGTTCAAGATCCGGGCGTCTCCAAGCTCCATTGCGTGATCGAGGTCTACGACGACGTGGTCGTGCTACGGGATCTGAACAGCGCCTCCGGAACCTTCCTGAACGATTTTCAAATCAAAGATGACCTGCTGAAGGATAAGGACAAGATCCGCCTCGGCGCCACGGTTCTGCAGGTTCACATCCGGAAGATCGAGTGA
- a CDS encoding SUMF1/EgtB/PvdO family nonheme iron enzyme, with amino-acid sequence MSKRSVLALGALALLVLLQVGPSACIKKSDDDMVWVPAGEFLMGTDEVDAANEALDYGLPHPWYEDEHPLHRVNLPAFYIDEYEVTNEKYKRFLGAGKHAWPDDWKNGTYPEGRAKFPVAYVSWFDADEYCRWAGKRLPTEEEWEKTARGPDSFKYPWGNLYNPDLGNISKGPVMAASAVAVGQYAGGRSPYGAYDMIGNVWEWTASWYRPYPGNEAQNENFGQVFRVTRGLSFMGIGHYPPEVYKKVASIIARASFRSYDYPTSRLTDVGFRCARSVK; translated from the coding sequence TTGTCGAAACGTTCCGTCTTGGCGCTCGGAGCCTTGGCCCTGCTCGTCCTGCTCCAGGTCGGACCGTCGGCATGCATAAAGAAATCCGACGATGATATGGTATGGGTTCCGGCCGGCGAATTCTTAATGGGAACGGACGAGGTTGACGCCGCCAATGAAGCATTGGACTACGGTTTGCCGCATCCCTGGTATGAGGATGAACATCCGCTTCACCGGGTGAACCTGCCGGCCTTTTATATCGATGAATATGAAGTGACCAACGAAAAATATAAACGATTCCTCGGGGCCGGGAAGCACGCATGGCCCGATGACTGGAAAAACGGGACCTACCCGGAAGGACGGGCCAAATTCCCGGTTGCCTATGTGAGTTGGTTTGATGCCGATGAATACTGCCGCTGGGCGGGAAAGCGTCTCCCCACCGAAGAGGAATGGGAAAAGACCGCACGAGGACCGGACAGTTTCAAATACCCATGGGGAAACCTCTATAACCCGGACCTGGGGAACATCTCAAAGGGGCCGGTGATGGCCGCATCGGCCGTCGCGGTCGGACAGTATGCGGGCGGCAGAAGCCCTTACGGAGCCTACGATATGATCGGCAATGTCTGGGAATGGACGGCCAGCTGGTACAGGCCCTACCCGGGCAACGAGGCGCAGAATGAAAACTTCGGCCAGGTCTTTCGCGTAACCCGGGGACTGTCCTTCATGGGAATCGGGCATTATCCTCCGGAGGTCTATAAGAAGGTCGCCTCCATTATCGCCCGTGCCTCGTTTCGCTCCTATGATTACCCGACATCCCGTCTGACCGATGTCGGTTTCCGGTGCGCCCGTTCGGTTAAATAG
- a CDS encoding FHA domain-containing protein has protein sequence MNVSCDDCHTIYELPKGQEGILGCPFCEHVNRPKQGRPRETVPPSDSQVLDRSKTMLGSMEGELADDGTSVRRAIAGKRIGLAADLEAVLVVLEGEGKGKRIALNKHRITFGRKQADVALSDPEASRQHCALVLYGDFAVVRDLGSANGTKVNHRIVKEGLMKSGDTLQIGSTVFQFMLSSKTAHSPGH, from the coding sequence ATGAACGTCAGCTGCGATGACTGTCATACGATCTATGAACTTCCAAAAGGTCAGGAGGGTATCCTGGGTTGTCCGTTCTGCGAACACGTGAATCGCCCGAAACAGGGACGTCCCCGCGAGACCGTGCCCCCTTCCGATAGCCAGGTATTGGACCGCAGCAAGACGATGCTGGGGTCGATGGAAGGGGAGTTGGCGGATGACGGCACCTCCGTTCGTCGGGCCATCGCAGGGAAAAGGATCGGTTTGGCGGCCGACCTGGAGGCTGTCCTGGTCGTCCTGGAGGGGGAAGGAAAGGGAAAGCGGATCGCCCTCAACAAGCATCGGATCACTTTCGGCCGGAAACAGGCCGATGTGGCGCTATCCGATCCGGAGGCCTCCCGCCAGCATTGCGCCCTGGTGCTTTACGGGGACTTTGCCGTGGTGAGGGATCTGGGCAGTGCCAATGGTACGAAAGTAAACCATCGCATCGTGAAGGAAGGCCTGATGAAGTCCGGAGACACGCTTCAGATCGGTTCCACCGTATTTCAATTCATGTTGTCGTCGAAGACCGCCCATTCCCCCGGTCACTGA